The DNA region AGCCGGCGAGGCCGAAGCCGATCAGCACGCCCGCCGACATATGAAGCGAGAACGGGTCGGCGGCGTGGGCCATCCAGACGAGGCCCAGCGCGTAGAGCACCGCGCCGGCCATCAGCACGCGGGTGACGCCGAAACGGTCGGCCAGCGCCCCGGCGAAGGGCTGGCCGATGCCCCACAGGATGTTCTGGATGGCGGCCGACAGCGAAAACACCGCCAGCGCCCAGCCGCGGTCGACCGACATCTCGTTGGTGAAGAAGCCCATGGCCGAGCGCGGGCCGAACGAGATCATGGCGATCAGGCAGCCGGCGAGCACGATCACGCCCGGCGTGCGCCAGCCCGGCCGCGACGCGGAGACGGTGGCCGGGCGCGCGGCGGGGGCGGGCGTCGCGGTCATCAGAAAGGCTCCGGAGAATGGTCGCAGAAACAACCATGACCGCCCGGCGGACGCAATGCATGGGCCCGACACGACGGCGTGACGCAACTGCATGGCTGGCGGTCGCAGAATGATGCGGTTTCCGGCGGGGCGGCCGTAGGGGCATCGCCGGGGCGCGCCTCACCCTCCCGCTCGGGCCATATTGTGACCCTGAGGACACACCCCGCGGAAAATCGCGGATGGACATGCGGTTACGGAAGGGCTGGGTCTGGCCGCCGGCCGGCGGCGGCTCGGGGGCGGGCTCTCAATAAGGCAGGCGAGTCAGTATTTTGCCGGCAACACGGACTTGGCCGTGGCAGGCGGCGGTGGCGCGCCGGGCATTTGTCGACGCCTTCGAGCGGACCAAACATCGCACTTCTCATTTTTGTGACGATGGGGTATAAGGGATGTGCTCTAAATGAGAATAAGTGCTCGGTTCGACGTGCCGGCGAACCAGCCATCCGCGCCCGGACTTTCGACCGATGGGGCGCGACGGAAGACGAACTTGCGGCTGCGATGACCGTTCGACTGCGATAACCGTGCGACCGGCACGACCTTCGCGACAAGATCGGGCTTGCGCGAGCGACAGGCGCTTGCGCGACCTATGACATTCCGCACGAGACGCTGGCGGGTCCGGCTTGCGCCGGGTATTTCGCAACCCATATATGCTCAAATTGAGCATATATGACAGGAGGGACTGCCGATGGCCGCTCTTCATTCCGTTGCTGCACTGCGGGCGGTGCCGACCGCACTGGAAGCGCTGCCGGCCACCGGGCAAGGCCTGCGCTTTCCGCCGGTCCAGGTGCCGGACCTGACCTATACGCCCGAGGTGGCGCGCGAGACGGCGCATCTCTACGACAAGGTCGCGCGGGTCATTCCGCCGGTCGAATGGCCGTTCTTCGCGCCCTATGTGCGGGCGATCAATGAGGTGAAGCGGCAGCGCAACGCCGTCATCCTGGCGCACAACTATCAGACGCCGGAAATCTACAACTGCGTTGCCGACGTGGTTGGGGATTCGCTGCAGCTTGCCCGCGAGGCAGCGCGCGCCGATGCCGAGGTCATCGTGCAGGGCGGCGTGCATTTCATGGCCGAGACTTCGAAGATCCTCAGCCCCGACAAGACGGTGCTGATCCCGGACAGCCGTGCCGGCTGCTCGCTCGCGTCCTCGATCACGGGAGCCGACGTACGGGCGCTGCGCGCCAGCTATCCGGGCGTGCCGATCGTCGCTTATGTCAACACCTCGGCCGAGGTGAAGGCGGAGGTCGACATCTGCTGCACCTCATCCAACGCCATCCATGTGGTCGAGAGCCTCGGCGTGCCGCGGGTGATCATGGTGCCGGACCAGTTTCTGGCCAAGTTCGTCGCCGCGCGCACCAAGGTCGAGATCATCGCTTGGCACGGCGCCTGCGAGGTGCACGAGCGTTTCACGGCCGACGAGATGCGCCGCTTCAAGCTCGACGATCCGTCTGTGCGCATCGTCGCCCATCCGGAGTGCCCGCCGGAGGTGATCGCCGAGAGCGATTTCGCCGGCTCGACCGCGGCGATGATCGACTGGGTGAAGAAGAACCGGCCCGGCCGGGTGGTGCTGGTCACCGAGTGCTCGATGGCCGACAATGTGATGGCGGAGACGCCGGACGTCGAGTTCGTGCGCCCGTGCAATCTCTGCCCGCACATGAAGCGCATCACGCTGCCGAAGATCCTCGACAGCCTCGTCAACATGACCGAGGAGGTCGTGATCGACCCCGACGTCGCGGCGCGCGCCCGGCGCTCGGTCGAGCGGATGATCGCGCTGAAGGCTTGATGCGAAGCGCCGGCTCACGGGCCGGCGTTTCGACGCGTGCGTTTCCGGGCGATGTCATTGAACCCGGAAACCGGATGACACGGCCTCCGCGAGACCGCTTTGCGATCGCGGTTGCCGGCGAGGCTCGTTGCGGGGCATCGGCTCCGCCGGCCTCCTGGGGATGCGCCAGGGTCTGGAGACGCGCCGACGTCGTGCGATGCGTCCGGACCCTGGGACGTCCCGGGGCGCGTTCCGCGCCGACTGCTGAACCGGGCCGCTCTTCCAGCTGTGGGAGAGGCGTCCGGGAGAGGATCAAGTCTGATGTCTGATGAAGCCAAGACCGCCCCGACGCTCGCGCCAGCCTCGTGGGGCGGCATCGACGATGTCGTCATCGTCGGCGGCGGGCTGGCCGGTCTGTTCTGCGCGCTGAAGCTGGCGCCGCGGCCGGTCACCATCGTCACCGCCGCGCCGATGGGCGAGGGTGCCTCGTCGGTCTGGGCGCAGGGCGGCATCGCCGCCGCGCTCGGCGAGGGCGACACGCCCGAGGCCCACGTGGCCGACACCATCGCCGCCGGGGCGGGCATCGTCGATGTCCGCATGGCCGAGCTGATGGCGCGCGAGGCCGACGAACGCATCCGCGATCTGCTGCGCTACGGCGTGCCGTTCGACCGCGACCTCGAAGGCCGGCTTGCGCTGTCACGCGAAGCGGCGCATTCGGCGCGGCGCATCGTGCGGGTGCGCGGCGACCGCGCGGGCGCCGCCATCATGGCGGCGCTGGTGTCGGCGGTGCGCGCCACGCCGTCGATCCGCATTCTGGAGAACTATGTCGCCGAGGATCTGGCGCACGAGGGCCGCTTCGTCGCCGGTCTCGTCGCGCGCCCGGCCAAGGGCCGCGCCGCGGTGCCGGTGATCCTGCCGGCCCGCGCGGTGGTGCTGGCCTCGGGCGGCATCGGCCACCTCTATGCCGTCACCACCAATCCGGTGCAGGCGTGCGGCGGCGGCCTCGCCATGGCGGCGCAGGCCGGCGCGGTGATCGCCGATCCTGAATTCGTGCAGTTCCACCCGACCGCGATCGCGGTGGGGCTCGATCCCGCTCCGCTCGCCACCGAGGCGCTGCGCGGCGAGGGCGCGGTGCTGATCGACCGCGACGGCAACCGCTTCATGGAAAGCCTGCACCCGGCGGCGGAGCTGGCGCCGCGCGACGTGGTGGCGCGCGGCGTGTTCGCCTCGATCGCCGCCGGCAAGGGGGCGTTCCTCGATGCCCGCAAGGCGGTGGGCGCAGCGTTCCCCGACAAGTTCCCCACCGTGTTTGAGGCCTGCCGCGAGGCGGGGCTCGACCCGGTTACCCAGCCGATCCCGATCGCGCCGGCGGCGCACTACCACATGGGCGGCATCCTCACCGACGCCAACGGCCGTACCTCGCTCGACGGGCTGTGGGCGGCGGGCGAGGTGGCCTCCACCGGCGCCCACGGCGCCAACCGGCTGGCGTCGAACTCGCTCCTGGAGGCCGTGGTGTTCTCCGCCCGCATCGCCGAGGACATCCAGGGCCTGTTGCCGGTGTCGAACCAGCTGCCGCTCAGGGTGGCCAATGGCCAGCTCGCGCTTGCCGGCCCCTCCGGCCAGGAGGCCGAGCAGATCACCCGGCTGCGCGGGACGATGAGCGCCGATGTCGGCGTGGTGCGCGCGCATGCCGGGCTCGAACACGCGCTCGTGGTGGCGCGCGACCTTCTGGGGCAGGCGCGCACGGCGCGGCTGAAGGCGATGGCCACATGCGCCCTGCTGATCGCATCGGCGGCGCTGCGCCGCACCGAAAGCCGCGGCGCCCACTGCCGCTCCGACTGTCCGCAGACCGAGCCCGCCTGGGCGCACCGCACCTTCACCAGTCTGGACGAGGCGAAGACGCTGGCCGATGCCATCGCCGCCAAGGCGGGCGTGGCGGCGTGATGATCCGGGGCTGCAACCTGTCGTCCCCGGCGAGCATGGCGAAGCCATGCGAGGGAAGGGGACCCAGGACCTGCACCGTGGACCTGCACTGTTGCCCAGACTTTGGGTTTGGGGTGCCACGGAGTTTCCTTCGGACGCACCGCCCTTCGTATCCAGCGTATCCAGCCGCCTACGCGTGGTCCCTGGGTCCCCTTCCCGCGCGCGATGCTGGCGCGTCGCCCGCGCCGGGGACGACCGCGTGGCCTTTGATTTGGATTCATTCATGACACCGCTTGCGCCCAATGCCTTCCTGTCGCCGCTGATCGTCGAGGACGCGGTGCGCCGCGCGCTCGACGAGGATCTCGGCCGGGCCGGCGACATCACCTCGATTGCGACGATTCCCGCGGGTGCAGCGGCGCGCGCGGTGTTCGTGGCGAGGAAGCCCGGCGTCGTGGCCGGCTTGCCGCTGGCCGATGCCGCGTTCCGGCTGATCGATCCCGCCGTGCGCTTCACCGCTCACGTCGCGGACGGCAGGCGTATCGCACCCGGCGACGTGCTGGCGACCGTCGAGGGGCCGGCGCGGGCGGTGCTGTCGGGCGAGCGGGTGGCACTCAATTTCCTCGGCCACCTGTCGGGCATTGCCACCGCCACCGCCGCCTATGCCGACCGCATCAAACACACCAAGGCCAGGATCACCTGCACTCGCAAGACCACGCCGGGCTTAAGGGCGCTGGAGAAGTACGCTGTGAAATGCGGCGGCGGCTCCAACCACCGCTACGGCCTTGATGATGCGGTGCTGATCAAGGACAACCACATCGCGGTGGCCGGCGGTGTTGCCGCTGTGCTGGGGCGCGCTCGCGCCGCGGTCGGCCATCTCGTGCGCATCGAGATCGAGGTCGATACGCTCGACCAGCTTGCCGAGGTGCTCGCAGCCGGCGGCGCCGACGTGGTGCTGCTCGACAACATGCCGCCCGCCGTGCTGCGGCAGGCGGTGGAGCTTGTGGCCGGGAAGCTGGTGACCGAGGCCTCCGGCGGCATCAATCTCGACACGGTCGCCGCGGTCGCCGAGACCGGGGTCGACTACATCTCGTCGGGCGCGCTCACCCATTCGGTGACCACGCTCGACATCGGCCTCGACATCGAGATGTGAGGTCATTCGGTTTCCGGCCTGCAGGGTCGGAGAACCGTAGTCCGATCAACCTCCCGGCTTCGTCGCGATGTGGATGGCGGCGATGCCGAAGGACAGGTCGATCCAGCGCACGCCCTCCAACCCCGCCTCGCCGATCAGGCCGGCGAACGCCTGCTGGTCGGGGAAGCGGCGGATGGATTCGATGAGGTAGCGGTAGGCGCTGGGACTGCCAGCGACGCCCGCGCCGAGAACCGGGATCACGGTCGAGGACCATGCCCGATAGAAGGGGTGGATCACCGGGTGGGCGCGCGAGAATTCCAGGCACAGGAAGCGTCCGCCTGGCTTCAGCACCCGGCAGATCTCGGTCAGCGCCCGTCCCAGATGGGTGACGTTTCGGATGCCGAACGAGACGGTGAGGCAGTCGATCGAGTTGTCGGCGAACGGCAGGTGCTCGCCCTCGCCGCCGACGAACAGGACCCGGTCATCGGGCCGGCGGCCGGCCAGCATCATCGCGGTGGACGGGTCGACCACCAGCACCGCGGCGCCGCTCTGGGCCATCAGACGTGCGACGTCG from Blastochloris tepida includes:
- the nadA gene encoding quinolinate synthase NadA, giving the protein MAALHSVAALRAVPTALEALPATGQGLRFPPVQVPDLTYTPEVARETAHLYDKVARVIPPVEWPFFAPYVRAINEVKRQRNAVILAHNYQTPEIYNCVADVVGDSLQLAREAARADAEVIVQGGVHFMAETSKILSPDKTVLIPDSRAGCSLASSITGADVRALRASYPGVPIVAYVNTSAEVKAEVDICCTSSNAIHVVESLGVPRVIMVPDQFLAKFVAARTKVEIIAWHGACEVHERFTADEMRRFKLDDPSVRIVAHPECPPEVIAESDFAGSTAAMIDWVKKNRPGRVVLVTECSMADNVMAETPDVEFVRPCNLCPHMKRITLPKILDSLVNMTEEVVIDPDVAARARRSVERMIALKA
- a CDS encoding L-aspartate oxidase is translated as MSDEAKTAPTLAPASWGGIDDVVIVGGGLAGLFCALKLAPRPVTIVTAAPMGEGASSVWAQGGIAAALGEGDTPEAHVADTIAAGAGIVDVRMAELMAREADERIRDLLRYGVPFDRDLEGRLALSREAAHSARRIVRVRGDRAGAAIMAALVSAVRATPSIRILENYVAEDLAHEGRFVAGLVARPAKGRAAVPVILPARAVVLASGGIGHLYAVTTNPVQACGGGLAMAAQAGAVIADPEFVQFHPTAIAVGLDPAPLATEALRGEGAVLIDRDGNRFMESLHPAAELAPRDVVARGVFASIAAGKGAFLDARKAVGAAFPDKFPTVFEACREAGLDPVTQPIPIAPAAHYHMGGILTDANGRTSLDGLWAAGEVASTGAHGANRLASNSLLEAVVFSARIAEDIQGLLPVSNQLPLRVANGQLALAGPSGQEAEQITRLRGTMSADVGVVRAHAGLEHALVVARDLLGQARTARLKAMATCALLIASAALRRTESRGAHCRSDCPQTEPAWAHRTFTSLDEAKTLADAIAAKAGVAA
- the nadC gene encoding carboxylating nicotinate-nucleotide diphosphorylase: MTPLAPNAFLSPLIVEDAVRRALDEDLGRAGDITSIATIPAGAAARAVFVARKPGVVAGLPLADAAFRLIDPAVRFTAHVADGRRIAPGDVLATVEGPARAVLSGERVALNFLGHLSGIATATAAYADRIKHTKARITCTRKTTPGLRALEKYAVKCGGGSNHRYGLDDAVLIKDNHIAVAGGVAAVLGRARAAVGHLVRIEIEVDTLDQLAEVLAAGGADVVLLDNMPPAVLRQAVELVAGKLVTEASGGINLDTVAAVAETGVDYISSGALTHSVTTLDIGLDIEM
- a CDS encoding class I SAM-dependent methyltransferase — protein: MTDPLSESFGTTTVSPQERRALIRRVFVEVAPRYDLMNDLMSFGIHRLWKRRFAALAAAKPGETVVDLAGGTGDVARLMAQSGAAVLVVDPSTAMMLAGRRPDDRVLFVGGEGEHLPFADNSIDCLTVSFGIRNVTHLGRALTEICRVLKPGGRFLCLEFSRAHPVIHPFYRAWSSTVIPVLGAGVAGSPSAYRYLIESIRRFPDQQAFAGLIGEAGLEGVRWIDLSFGIAAIHIATKPGG